In Bradyrhizobium symbiodeficiens, the genomic stretch TCGGTCGCGGTCGCCCGCGTCACCGAGAGCGGGCTGCCGCTGGTCTATCTCAACCAGGTCGGCGGCCAGGACGAACTGGTGTTCGACGGCGCGTCGTTCGCGCTCAACGGCGATCTCTCGCTCGCAGCGCAACTGCCGTCCTTCGAAGAGAGCATCGTCACGCTGCGCTTCACGCGAAACGGCGACGACTGGCGTTGCGCGGGACCGATCGCGGAGCAGGTCGAGGGTGACAAGGCCGATTATGCCGCCTGCGTGCTGGGGCTGCGCGACTACGTCGTCAAGAACGGTTTTCCCGGCGTGCTGCTCGGCATTTCCGGCGGCATCGATTCAGCGCTGTGTGCGGCGATCGCGGTCGATGCGCTCGGCGCCGATCAGGTGCATGGCGTGATGCTGCCGTATCGCTACACCGCAGCACACTCGATCGCCGATGCGGGCGAACTCGCCGGCCATCTCGGCATTCGCTACGAGGTGCTGCCGATCGCGGAGGCCGTGACCGGGTTCGAGACCATCCTCTCGGGCCTGTTCAAGAACCTGCCGCCCGACATCACCGAGGAAAACCTCCAGGCCCGCAGCCGCGGCACGCTCTTGATGGCGATCTCCAACAAGACCGGGTTGATGGTGGTGACGACCGGCAACAAGTCGGAAATGTCGGTGGGCTACGCCACGCTCTACGGCGACATGAACGGCGGCTTCAACCCGATCAAGGACATCTACAAGACACAGGTGTTCCGGCTGGCGGCCTTGCGCAACGGCTGGAAGCCCGATGGCGCGCTCGGGCCTGCCGGCGAAGTGATCCCGCCCGACATCATCACGCGGCCGCCGAGCGCGGAATTGCGCGAGAACCAGCGTGATGAGGACTCGCTGCCGCCTTATGACGTGCTCGACGCGATCCTGAAGCGTCTGATCGAGCGCGAAGAGCCGCTCGATCAGATCATCGCCGCCGGTTTCGATCGCGACACCGTCGCCCGGATCGACCATCTGCTCAACGTCGCCGAATACAAGCGCCGCCAGGCTGCCCCCGGCGTGAAGGTAACGCCGAGAAATTTCGGCCGCGACCGCCGCTATCCCATCACCAACCGCTTCCGCGACAAGGGCGAGGGGCTGCCGACGGCGGACGAGACGCTGGTCTCGCGCGGCAGCAAGGCGTCGATCGACGCATTCGAGGGGTGAGGGCGGCAGCTAGCCGCCGCACCTATTTCTGCTGCTGCGGCAGGAAGGTGGGGCCGACCGAGCGGATCGGCTTGTTATCGGAGCTCGCAGCCGCGCCGGTATCCACCGGCGGCGCCGCAGCTGGTGCAGCCGCCGTGGTCGGCGGGGGAGCTGCGCCCTTTTTGGCGTTCGCAGGCGTGCCCTTGTTGAGCCGCTGCTGCTGCATTTTCTTGGCGCTTTCCTCGGTGACGATGATGTCGCCCTGCTGCTCGGCGGTCGCCTTGTCGTCAGCGGATTTCAGCGCGTCCGCCCAGGTCTGGCCGGCGGCCTTGCAGGAGCACGACGGGTTGAACTCGCTGCGGAATTTGAAAGCGGTCGGCAGCGCCGTGTAGGGCTGGCCGCTGATCGAGACCGCCGAATTCATGTCCTCGCCGGGATTGCGATGGGTGTAGAGCACGGCTTCCGCGGCCGGGCACAGCGCCTTGCAGGTCTTCTCGTCGTCGGAGAAGCGCGCCGGCACCGTGGCAAACGAGATCGGGAAATAGGCGCCGTCGCAAGTGCGCACGCACACGGTGCGGAAAGTGCCGGATTGCGGCCCGAGATCGGAGGGCGGCGCACCTTGCGGATTGCCCGCGTTGTTGCCGCCGAACAGATTGCTGAGGAAGTTGCCGCCGCCTTGGCCTTGCGCGGCGTTGGCGTATTGCGGGCCGCAATTGTTCTGCGCCAGCGCCACCAGCACCGAGCGGCGCTGACTGTCGCGCTCCGGGCTGTAGCCGCCG encodes the following:
- a CDS encoding NAD+ synthase, whose translation is MTERLKAFVVTLAQLNPVMGDIEGNAVKARDARARAIADGADLVLFPELFIAGYPPEDLVQKPAFQAACRAAIEALARETAGGGPAMLIGTPWAEDGKLYNACALLDGGRIAALRFKCNLPNYGVFDEKRLFSRGPAAGPVTVRGVRIGVPICEDIWLEESGDYENVIETLAETGAEIILVPNGSPYSRDKNDVRLSVAVARVTESGLPLVYLNQVGGQDELVFDGASFALNGDLSLAAQLPSFEESIVTLRFTRNGDDWRCAGPIAEQVEGDKADYAACVLGLRDYVVKNGFPGVLLGISGGIDSALCAAIAVDALGADQVHGVMLPYRYTAAHSIADAGELAGHLGIRYEVLPIAEAVTGFETILSGLFKNLPPDITEENLQARSRGTLLMAISNKTGLMVVTTGNKSEMSVGYATLYGDMNGGFNPIKDIYKTQVFRLAALRNGWKPDGALGPAGEVIPPDIITRPPSAELRENQRDEDSLPPYDVLDAILKRLIEREEPLDQIIAAGFDRDTVARIDHLLNVAEYKRRQAAPGVKVTPRNFGRDRRYPITNRFRDKGEGLPTADETLVSRGSKASIDAFEG
- a CDS encoding DUF2865 domain-containing protein, whose amino-acid sequence is MADMPEFLSLSRARFVLACTVLLSTAVLVTGAFAQAGPPGPPPQPGQNGLGPNPMCVRLEGQLAALDRGGGGDPAREEQIRRYQDSQARQQAELDRVTMQAKRMGCDSSGFFSLFNGQSAQCGPVNTQIQQMRANLDQITGNLERLRGGSGGGYSPERDSQRRSVLVALAQNNCGPQYANAAQGQGGGNFLSNLFGGNNAGNPQGAPPSDLGPQSGTFRTVCVRTCDGAYFPISFATVPARFSDDEKTCKALCPAAEAVLYTHRNPGEDMNSAVSISGQPYTALPTAFKFRSEFNPSCSCKAAGQTWADALKSADDKATAEQQGDIIVTEESAKKMQQQRLNKGTPANAKKGAAPPPTTAAAPAAAPPVDTGAAASSDNKPIRSVGPTFLPQQQK